A window of Lacibacter sediminis contains these coding sequences:
- a CDS encoding helix-turn-helix domain-containing protein, with the protein MQTLPTKTTDGLEVPFVNKKSLVLDGYKAIETHTCYQSIAGTLFLEENVLLFVTEGAINIRHGNESYVVGTNEMAFLKKDILIEYESSNGQLYDQPKIEFIVVTLKYDLVKEFIKMAEISVIPKSEAPCVTVNSAGQQLSKYIDSLQLFFIQPELIGCSLVKIKLFELLFYLAGIGNQILEQLVDLREHYRSNITSTVEENIMNSLSLNQLAVLAGRSLSSFRRDFLAIYNMPPSQWIRKKRLEKAQELLSSTNMTVTDICYTLGFESVAHFSRLFKSHFGHPPSEFRMNSLVA; encoded by the coding sequence ATGCAAACGCTACCAACCAAAACAACCGATGGCTTAGAAGTTCCTTTCGTAAATAAAAAGAGCTTAGTGCTCGATGGATATAAAGCAATCGAGACGCATACCTGTTATCAGTCGATAGCTGGAACTTTATTTTTAGAAGAAAATGTTTTGCTTTTTGTAACGGAAGGTGCCATCAATATTCGGCATGGTAACGAGAGTTATGTTGTTGGCACAAATGAGATGGCTTTTCTTAAAAAGGATATTTTAATTGAATACGAAAGTTCTAATGGTCAATTATATGATCAACCAAAAATTGAATTTATCGTGGTAACATTAAAATATGATTTGGTAAAAGAGTTTATTAAGATGGCAGAGATATCCGTTATACCAAAAAGCGAAGCGCCGTGTGTAACTGTAAATTCTGCCGGACAGCAACTATCAAAATACATTGATTCCCTGCAGCTTTTTTTTATACAGCCTGAATTAATTGGGTGTAGTTTAGTGAAAATTAAATTATTTGAGCTTTTATTTTACCTGGCTGGTATTGGTAATCAAATACTGGAGCAGTTGGTTGATTTAAGAGAACATTATAGGAGTAATATTACAAGTACTGTTGAAGAAAATATTATGAATTCACTTTCGCTAAATCAGCTGGCAGTTTTAGCGGGAAGAAGTTTATCGAGTTTCCGAAGAGATTTTCTGGCGATTTATAACATGCCCCCATCTCAATGGATAAGAAAAAAAAGATTGGAAAAGGCGCAGGAACTTTTGTCAAGTACCAATATGACTGTAACTGATATTTGTTACACATTGGGATTTGAAAGCGTAGCCCATTTTTCAAGACTTTTCAAATCACATTTTGGTCATCCACCCTCCGAATTCAGAATGAATAGTCTTGTTGCATAG
- a CDS encoding cupin domain-containing protein yields the protein MWDLIEGAFAPGVEIAVHSHSEYSEWIFVTKGEFTICTNRETVILRPAKSFFISKGTPHMVSDSSAEPSTALTIAKPSGLPSH from the coding sequence TTGTGGGATCTTATTGAAGGGGCATTTGCTCCCGGTGTGGAGATAGCAGTGCATTCACATTCAGAATATTCAGAATGGATTTTTGTAACCAAAGGCGAGTTTACCATTTGTACAAATAGGGAAACAGTTATTTTGAGACCGGCTAAAAGTTTTTTTATTTCAAAAGGAACGCCTCATATGGTTTCCGATTCCAGTGCAGAACCGTCAACGGCATTGACTATAGCAAAGCCGAGTGGTTTGCCAAGTCATTGA
- a CDS encoding hydrolase: MEKHPKMGLGALLRPEDSILVLIDHQPFQYTNLNSHEPAMIINNVTGLAKAAKVFNVPTVLTTVIEERGGYIIKQLQDLFPGQKPINRTFINTWQDPNVTDVVNKSGRKQLIIAGLWTEVCVAMPAIQALGEGYNVFVVTDACGSVSPEAHDMAVCRMVQAGVVPINWLAVASEWQRDWARTETAGNLAGVLMENGGASGVALTWELQLLATA, encoded by the coding sequence ATGGAAAAGCATCCAAAAATGGGATTAGGTGCATTGCTTCGCCCAGAAGATAGCATCCTTGTACTTATTGATCACCAACCGTTCCAGTACACAAACCTGAACAGCCATGAACCTGCAATGATTATCAATAATGTTACAGGGCTTGCTAAAGCAGCAAAAGTATTCAATGTGCCAACAGTTTTAACCACAGTTATTGAAGAACGTGGAGGTTACATTATTAAACAGTTACAGGATTTATTTCCTGGGCAAAAGCCAATCAACCGAACATTCATCAACACATGGCAAGACCCAAACGTGACTGATGTTGTAAATAAAAGTGGCCGTAAACAACTGATCATTGCTGGCTTATGGACAGAGGTTTGTGTAGCTATGCCTGCAATACAAGCTCTTGGCGAAGGCTACAATGTATTTGTTGTTACAGATGCATGCGGTTCTGTGTCACCTGAAGCACACGATATGGCAGTATGCAGAATGGTTCAAGCGGGGGTAGTGCCAATTAATTGGTTGGCAGTAGCTTCAGAATGGCAACGTGATTGGGCCCGTACTGAAACAGCAGGAAATTTGGCAGGCGTACTTATGGAAAATGGCGGAGCAAGCGGCGTTGCTTTGACTTGGGAGTTACAGCTTCTTGCTACAGCATAA
- a CDS encoding alpha/beta fold hydrolase, which yields MNSKTTYRFATINGVEIFYREAGPADAPVLLLLHGYPTSSHMYRNLINDLSDKYHLIAPDYPGYGRSEQPLMKDFAYTFENFAAIVEGLLDHLKIHKFSVYLMDYGAPVGWTIASKYPDRIDTIIVQNGCCYEEGLEAFWDPIKALWKDRNDQEAIAKCRTFHSPEGLKWQYTHSVPDESVVSPDNWEIDLRHLLRAENDDIQIGLFYDYQNNVKQYPKWQQYLRTSNPEMLIVYGKDDYIFPGVGAEAFKKDVKNLEFHLYPTGHFALESFGDEIGATIRSFLDRKVGKDKKMASGIAKS from the coding sequence ATGAACAGTAAAACAACTTACCGCTTTGCAACAATCAACGGCGTCGAAATTTTCTACCGGGAAGCTGGCCCAGCTGATGCACCCGTACTCTTATTATTACACGGGTATCCCACTTCGTCGCATATGTACCGCAACCTGATAAATGATTTATCAGATAAGTATCATCTGATCGCTCCCGACTATCCGGGCTATGGCCGAAGTGAGCAACCTCTCATGAAGGATTTTGCTTACACCTTTGAAAATTTCGCAGCTATTGTTGAAGGGTTACTGGATCATTTGAAGATTCACAAATTCAGTGTTTACCTGATGGATTATGGTGCGCCTGTTGGTTGGACGATTGCATCCAAATATCCAGACCGAATTGATACAATTATTGTTCAGAATGGTTGCTGCTATGAAGAAGGCCTTGAAGCTTTCTGGGATCCCATTAAGGCACTTTGGAAAGACAGGAACGACCAAGAGGCGATTGCAAAATGCCGCACATTTCACAGCCCTGAAGGATTGAAATGGCAATACACGCATAGTGTGCCTGATGAAAGTGTAGTGAGTCCTGATAACTGGGAAATCGACCTACGGCATTTGCTTCGTGCGGAAAATGATGACATACAGATTGGATTGTTTTATGATTACCAAAACAATGTAAAGCAATACCCCAAGTGGCAACAGTACCTGCGTACAAGTAATCCGGAAATGCTGATTGTTTATGGCAAAGACGATTATATTTTCCCTGGCGTAGGTGCTGAAGCGTTCAAGAAAGATGTGAAGAATCTGGAGTTTCATTTGTATCCAACGGGTCACTTTGCTTTAGAAAGTTTTGGCGATGAAATCGGAGCAACGATCAGAAGTTTTTTAGACAGAAAGGTTGGCAAGGATAAAAAGATGGCATCGGGAATTGCAAAGTCGTAA
- a CDS encoding nuclear transport factor 2 family protein, translating to MQNELAQLLEENLKQVWSERDEVRRMKAIKNVYTNASILYHVGHKAEGLDAINKSVTAVLSSMPPNFVFTKLKPIIINNSIGRLIWGVGPEGQAPLSTGMDIAHFENGKIKSLYVFLDSE from the coding sequence ATGCAAAACGAATTAGCACAATTGCTGGAAGAAAATTTAAAGCAGGTATGGAGCGAACGGGATGAAGTTCGTAGAATGAAAGCTATTAAAAACGTTTACACTAACGCCAGTATTTTATACCATGTAGGGCATAAAGCAGAGGGGTTGGATGCTATCAATAAAAGTGTTACTGCTGTATTAAGCAGTATGCCTCCAAACTTTGTATTTACCAAACTAAAGCCTATCATCATTAACAACAGTATAGGACGATTAATTTGGGGGGTTGGTCCAGAAGGGCAGGCTCCCTTGTCAACTGGAATGGACATTGCCCATTTTGAAAACGGGAAAATAAAGTCTTTGTACGTCTTTCTTGATAGTGAATAG
- a CDS encoding cupin domain-containing protein, with amino-acid sequence MMQSLWLFGTHLSILADETQTSSLYDLIEGTFAPGVETPLHSHSKYSELIFVTKGEFTIYTNQETVILKPGKSFFIPQGTPHMVSASSEEPSTALTIASPSGFAKVIRLFGKVDPGKDVLDLKLVEEFNQKTIELGDEILGAPGTRPAIES; translated from the coding sequence ATGATGCAATCACTATGGCTTTTTGGTACACATCTTTCTATTCTGGCAGATGAAACACAAACATCGTCTTTGTATGATCTTATTGAAGGAACATTTGCTCCCGGTGTGGAAACACCATTGCATTCACATTCAAAGTATTCAGAATTGATTTTTGTAACCAAAGGCGAGTTTACTATTTATACAAATCAGGAAACGGTTATTTTGAAACCGGGTAAAAGTTTTTTTATTCCACAAGGAACACCTCATATGGTTTCCGCTTCCAGTGAAGAACCGTCAACTGCATTGACAATAGCATCGCCGAGCGGTTTTGCCAAGGTCATTCGTCTCTTTGGCAAAGTTGATCCTGGCAAAGACGTTCTGGATCTAAAATTGGTTGAAGAGTTCAATCAAAAGACAATAGAATTAGGTGACGAGATTTTGGGAGCTCCCGGCACACGACCAGCTATTGAGAGTTAA
- a CDS encoding pyridoxamine 5'-phosphate oxidase family protein — protein sequence MAKNYGELAFSPEVKELQEKLGSRTNYARMERDTYVDGLTENEIDFIAERDSFYMATIGTNNYPYIQHRGGPKGFLKVLDSKRIGFIDFRGNMQYISIGNIATNHNVALIMVDYPTRARLKIYAKATIIELKDDRELYKLLDLDEYKFRPERMMVFEVEAYDWNCPQHITARYTLEDIDEFLKAQLEHIKQLKEEVKNLQAKIKELAR from the coding sequence ATGGCTAAAAATTATGGAGAACTGGCGTTCTCACCAGAGGTAAAGGAGTTGCAGGAAAAGCTGGGAAGCAGAACGAATTATGCAAGGATGGAAAGAGATACCTATGTAGATGGGTTAACGGAAAATGAAATCGATTTTATTGCAGAACGGGACAGCTTTTATATGGCAACCATTGGTACAAACAATTACCCTTACATTCAGCATAGGGGTGGGCCTAAAGGATTTTTAAAAGTGCTGGACTCGAAGAGAATCGGGTTTATCGATTTCAGGGGTAACATGCAATATATTTCGATTGGTAATATTGCAACCAATCATAACGTAGCTCTGATAATGGTGGATTATCCTACGAGGGCAAGACTAAAAATTTACGCCAAAGCAACTATTATTGAACTAAAAGATGATCGAGAACTATACAAATTGCTTGACCTGGATGAATATAAATTCAGGCCTGAAAGGATGATGGTATTTGAAGTTGAAGCTTATGACTGGAACTGTCCACAGCATATAACAGCACGCTATACTTTAGAGGACATTGATGAGTTTTTAAAAGCTCAGCTGGAACATATCAAGCAATTGAAAGAAGAGGTAAAAAATCTGCAGGCTAAAATAAAGGAATTGGCAAGATAA
- a CDS encoding MBL fold metallo-hydrolase produces MEKNFFRVIYLGGPTAILEIGGLRFMTDPTLDPAGSVYHVPNLTVEKTKGPATIDIGRIDIVLLSHDQHFDNFDHAGRLLVKKVSKTYTTVSGASRLKGTSAGLAPWQSEAIITPDGTEITITATPARHGPAGIEKIQGEVIGFLLSVKAAMAIEIYITGDTTYYEGVAEVAKRYNPDYVFLFAGGAQTRGPFFVTMGTNDAMDMASTFPDATIIPLHYEGWKHYTQSVKDIQTSYRVLGIDQRLKILEAGKTISLEATGKNQ; encoded by the coding sequence ATGGAAAAGAATTTCTTTCGTGTGATTTATCTTGGAGGTCCTACAGCGATATTGGAAATAGGCGGGCTTCGTTTTATGACGGATCCAACACTTGATCCTGCCGGCAGCGTTTATCATGTTCCAAATCTTACTGTTGAAAAAACGAAAGGCCCTGCAACGATAGATATTGGTAGAATTGATATTGTATTGTTAAGCCACGATCAGCACTTTGATAATTTTGATCATGCCGGCAGGTTATTGGTAAAAAAAGTATCTAAAACGTATACAACTGTTAGCGGTGCTTCAAGACTTAAAGGAACCAGTGCAGGTCTTGCTCCCTGGCAAAGTGAAGCTATTATAACACCTGATGGTACAGAAATTACAATTACAGCTACGCCTGCCAGACATGGCCCTGCAGGGATAGAGAAAATTCAAGGGGAAGTAATAGGGTTTCTATTGTCAGTAAAAGCTGCAATGGCAATTGAAATTTATATTACAGGAGATACTACTTATTATGAAGGTGTGGCAGAGGTTGCTAAAAGATACAATCCAGATTACGTATTCTTATTTGCTGGCGGGGCACAAACCAGAGGGCCTTTTTTCGTTACAATGGGAACTAACGACGCAATGGATATGGCATCCACTTTTCCAGATGCAACCATTATTCCCTTGCATTACGAAGGATGGAAACATTACACTCAAAGTGTAAAAGATATCCAAACTTCTTACAGGGTTTTAGGAATTGATCAGCGGTTAAAAATATTGGAGGCAGGTAAAACAATAAGTCTGGAAGCAACAGGTAAAAATCAATAA
- a CDS encoding nuclear transport factor 2 family protein: MEQKHPLPPFTLESAKQKIQLAEDAWNSRDPVRVAQGYTVNSEWRNRNVFLNGREAIVAFLTEKWGKELDYKLVKEYWAHTDNRIAVRFEYEYRTAEGEWFRAYGNENWEYDENGLMQRRFASINDLAIKESERRL; the protein is encoded by the coding sequence ATGGAGCAAAAACATCCATTGCCGCCATTCACACTGGAATCGGCGAAGCAAAAAATTCAACTGGCAGAAGATGCATGGAACAGCAGGGATCCGGTAAGGGTTGCTCAAGGTTACACTGTAAACAGTGAGTGGCGAAACCGGAATGTGTTTTTAAATGGCCGGGAAGCGATCGTGGCCTTTCTTACCGAAAAGTGGGGAAAGGAACTGGACTATAAACTTGTGAAAGAATACTGGGCTCATACAGATAACAGGATAGCTGTACGCTTTGAGTATGAATATCGTACTGCTGAAGGTGAATGGTTCAGGGCCTACGGTAATGAAAATTGGGAATATGATGAAAATGGTTTGATGCAAAGGCGTTTTGCAAGCATCAATGATTTAGCAATCAAAGAATCTGAAAGAAGACTTTAA
- a CDS encoding sigma-54-dependent Fis family transcriptional regulator: MKKNDNQSLILLSLSEEIVRIRGKQDMLDIIINKLKKHILFDDSFILRYNKNTRTCRPYIYTENTRSDDPQYKTFLDLEYPVADDSVKEINYPQLYDVATLLPLGIEKIDFLHNSGVKEFVVVKLIEGNELKGLFILLSEKTDSFKPEDLDLLHRLSFQISAATANIIANEEIAKREEEKSTLISLTSRIAAVRNKNELLRLLNDKLIDLFPIRGFGITLINSNGITHSPFVVDVHDELKEGNDFKEAISLNYSISDGVFNVIISADDPVTLQVDELARMDEAPAYVEFWKKMDVKEVVGNPIRVGANNLGCFILLHDYKSSQKINSNLFKGVCAQVSIAISHIIANDEIAKREEEKTMLVSLSEEIAILNTRNDLLQIVNERVKKIFSIAEFAIAKINEDGATYSAFMLDLEDRITHDADFKEVTSEKYEVTDLLFNKVINSEDPVIFNVNEITEIPGMPAFVHFWKKVGLQQVLCAALKAGGKNIGMAVLHIDTNPSINPKSILLKGICAQLSVAISNILGNENIKKAGQEKSLLLSFCNDIATVRDKNGLRLIIKQYLKNIFHINEYILTTPNSDGETYSHFMHDSNADDPTDDGWKTMLGNRIPVKGAFIGAVLQSEEAVFDIDEIIRENQFYFPAASFWKAAGAKKVMGFRLKVAYKDVGLLVIQPGQINNQLLKGISAQLAIAIANIVAIEEIQTREEEKSRLLDFSNAMASSQDKAVLGRIITRQLKEILNTRGHYMLYALSEDKLTYYPFLFDPDSSPANLSKDPSLETTIRTNNRVNDGILKKILSEGRPILFNIEERFVQPPTPAYMKMMEERNVRKITGAPIRLDNTDIGVILFDTNNEPLGSTEKLFNSILSQIAITVSNLIAAEKVLNQLVEIKQYKQLLEEEKTYLREEIETSQNFSELIGESDEMKKIFRLVQQVASSDSTVLVLGETGTGKELIARAIHNASPRKSKLMVKVNCAAIPANLIESELFGHERGSFTGATERRIGKFELAHNGTLFLDEIGEMPLELQVKLLRVLQEKEIERVGGKMTIKVDVRIIAATNRDLEKYMEEGKFRSDLYYRLNIFPISLSPLRDRKEDIPALAQHFVKRFSKKAGKKIFSISNKALQELTQYNWPGNIRELEHFIERSVLLANNGTIKEIHLPTSLKNLTGTKSMDDIPVKTIDEIERDYILKVLKYVKGKISGEGGAAELLGIPPSTLHSRMKRLGIRKEHSG; encoded by the coding sequence ATGAAAAAAAACGATAACCAAAGTCTGATTTTGCTTTCACTGAGTGAGGAGATCGTACGCATAAGAGGAAAGCAGGACATGTTAGATATCATCATCAACAAGTTAAAAAAGCATATACTCTTTGATGACAGTTTCATCCTACGCTATAACAAGAATACCAGAACCTGCAGGCCATATATTTATACAGAAAATACCCGATCCGATGATCCCCAATATAAAACTTTCCTTGATCTGGAGTATCCTGTTGCTGACGACTCGGTTAAAGAAATCAATTACCCGCAATTATATGACGTAGCTACATTGTTACCACTGGGTATTGAGAAAATTGATTTTTTGCATAATTCAGGAGTAAAAGAATTTGTGGTTGTTAAATTGATTGAAGGCAATGAATTAAAGGGATTGTTTATATTATTATCAGAAAAAACTGATTCCTTTAAGCCAGAAGATCTCGATTTACTGCATAGATTATCCTTTCAAATATCCGCTGCAACAGCCAATATTATTGCCAATGAAGAAATTGCAAAAAGGGAGGAAGAAAAATCAACTTTAATTTCCCTCACAAGCAGAATAGCAGCGGTAAGAAATAAAAACGAATTATTGAGGTTGCTTAATGACAAATTAATTGACCTGTTCCCTATTAGAGGGTTTGGGATTACGCTCATAAATTCCAATGGCATTACTCATAGTCCTTTTGTGGTAGATGTACACGATGAACTTAAAGAAGGTAATGATTTCAAAGAAGCGATATCTCTGAATTATAGCATTTCAGATGGAGTCTTTAATGTGATCATTAGTGCTGATGATCCTGTAACACTTCAAGTTGATGAACTTGCCCGGATGGATGAAGCGCCTGCTTATGTAGAGTTCTGGAAAAAAATGGACGTCAAGGAAGTTGTAGGGAATCCGATACGGGTAGGCGCAAATAATCTTGGCTGTTTTATCTTACTTCATGATTACAAATCAAGCCAAAAGATTAACAGCAACTTATTTAAAGGAGTATGTGCCCAGGTTTCCATAGCTATTTCTCATATTATAGCAAATGATGAAATTGCAAAAAGAGAGGAAGAAAAAACAATGCTAGTTTCTTTAAGCGAAGAAATTGCTATTCTCAATACCAGGAACGATTTGTTACAAATAGTAAATGAAAGAGTAAAAAAAATATTTTCAATTGCAGAATTTGCGATTGCCAAAATAAACGAAGACGGTGCAACATACAGTGCCTTTATGCTGGATCTCGAAGACCGTATTACACATGATGCTGATTTTAAAGAGGTAACTTCTGAAAAATATGAAGTTACTGACCTTCTATTTAATAAAGTTATAAATTCAGAAGACCCGGTTATATTTAATGTGAACGAAATTACGGAGATACCCGGAATGCCTGCATTTGTTCATTTTTGGAAAAAAGTAGGCCTTCAACAAGTATTATGTGCAGCATTAAAGGCAGGAGGAAAAAATATTGGTATGGCAGTTTTACATATTGACACCAACCCCTCTATTAATCCAAAAAGTATTTTACTCAAAGGTATTTGCGCTCAACTGTCGGTCGCCATCTCAAATATACTTGGCAATGAAAATATTAAAAAAGCGGGTCAAGAAAAATCCTTGCTTCTTTCCTTTTGCAACGATATTGCCACTGTTAGAGATAAAAACGGTTTAAGACTAATCATTAAACAGTATTTGAAAAACATTTTTCACATCAATGAATACATCCTTACCACTCCCAATAGTGATGGAGAAACTTACAGCCATTTTATGCACGACTCAAATGCGGATGATCCAACAGACGATGGGTGGAAAACGATGCTAGGCAATCGGATTCCGGTCAAAGGTGCTTTTATTGGAGCCGTGTTGCAATCTGAAGAAGCTGTATTTGATATCGATGAAATAATACGGGAAAACCAATTCTATTTTCCGGCCGCATCTTTCTGGAAAGCAGCGGGTGCAAAAAAAGTAATGGGCTTCCGGCTAAAGGTTGCGTACAAAGATGTTGGGCTCTTAGTGATACAACCGGGCCAGATCAATAACCAATTGCTAAAGGGCATTTCTGCACAGCTTGCAATAGCTATTGCTAACATAGTCGCCATTGAAGAAATACAAACCCGAGAAGAAGAAAAATCAAGATTACTGGATTTTAGCAACGCAATGGCTTCCTCCCAAGACAAAGCTGTACTTGGCAGGATTATAACCCGGCAATTAAAAGAAATCCTGAACACCAGGGGACATTATATGCTTTATGCTTTAAGTGAGGACAAACTAACCTACTACCCTTTCTTGTTTGATCCTGACTCTAGCCCTGCTAATCTATCAAAAGATCCGAGTCTTGAAACCACGATTCGCACAAACAATCGTGTAAACGATGGCATTTTGAAGAAAATTCTGTCCGAAGGACGTCCTATTCTTTTCAATATAGAAGAACGTTTTGTTCAACCCCCTACACCCGCTTATATGAAAATGATGGAAGAGAGAAATGTCCGGAAAATTACGGGTGCACCTATTCGTCTGGACAATACAGATATTGGGGTAATACTCTTTGATACAAATAATGAGCCCCTTGGTAGTACTGAAAAACTCTTCAACAGTATTCTGTCGCAAATAGCCATCACCGTTTCAAACCTCATTGCCGCTGAAAAAGTTTTAAACCAACTGGTAGAAATTAAACAGTATAAACAGCTATTGGAAGAAGAAAAAACTTATTTGCGTGAAGAAATAGAGACATCACAGAATTTTTCCGAGTTGATTGGCGAAAGTGACGAAATGAAGAAAATATTTCGACTGGTTCAACAAGTTGCATCGTCAGATAGTACTGTTTTGGTACTTGGTGAAACTGGTACTGGAAAAGAACTAATAGCGAGAGCCATCCATAATGCCTCACCTCGAAAAAGTAAATTGATGGTAAAAGTTAATTGCGCTGCAATTCCTGCTAACTTAATCGAAAGCGAACTCTTTGGTCATGAACGAGGCAGCTTTACAGGTGCCACAGAACGCAGGATTGGAAAGTTCGAGTTGGCACACAACGGCACATTATTTCTGGATGAAATTGGCGAAATGCCATTGGAACTGCAAGTCAAACTGCTAAGGGTACTGCAGGAAAAAGAGATAGAACGGGTGGGAGGAAAAATGACCATTAAGGTAGATGTAAGAATTATAGCAGCAACAAACCGTGATCTTGAAAAGTATATGGAAGAAGGTAAATTCAGAAGCGACTTATATTACAGGCTGAATATTTTCCCCATCAGCTTGTCCCCATTGAGAGATCGCAAAGAGGATATCCCTGCGCTGGCCCAGCACTTTGTGAAACGCTTTTCAAAAAAGGCTGGCAAGAAAATATTTTCAATCAGCAATAAAGCTTTGCAGGAACTAACCCAATATAACTGGCCGGGTAACATCCGGGAACTTGAGCATTTTATTGAGAGAAGTGTACTGCTTGCAAACAATGGTACAATTAAAGAGATACATCTTCCCACATCGCTAAAAAATCTGACGGGTACTAAAAGCATGGATGATATTCCTGTTAAAACTATTGATGAAATTGAGCGTGACTACATTTTAAAAGTCTTAAAATATGTAAAAGGAAAAATTTCAGGCGAAGGTGGAGCAGCCGAATTATTAGGCATTCCTCCAAGTACACTTCATTCAAGAATGAAACGACTGGGTATCAGAAAAGAACATTCCGGTTAA
- a CDS encoding nuclear transport factor 2 family protein has protein sequence MQNEQSTTDELIGNFLQRLSNYDAEGVAALFDEQIDWYVPGDTSLPWVGQRSQRAEVADYFNTMWPHFEKGKSIVTLNHVLVSGTEVVLIAHFQHTVVSTGKTFQTPAAFHLTISNAKISRLHLYEDTLTVSRAFF, from the coding sequence ATGCAAAACGAACAATCAACTACGGACGAACTAATTGGAAACTTTCTTCAACGACTGAGTAATTACGATGCAGAGGGTGTGGCTGCGCTTTTCGATGAGCAGATTGATTGGTATGTACCGGGAGATACTTCATTGCCATGGGTAGGACAGCGTAGCCAGCGTGCCGAGGTTGCAGACTATTTTAATACCATGTGGCCTCATTTTGAAAAAGGCAAGAGCATCGTAACGCTGAATCATGTGCTGGTATCAGGAACGGAGGTGGTTTTAATTGCGCATTTTCAACATACTGTTGTGAGCACTGGTAAGACATTCCAAACGCCGGCTGCTTTCCACCTGACCATTTCGAATGCTAAAATCAGCAGGCTGCATCTATATGAAGATACGTTGACTGTGAGCCGTGCATTTTTTTAG